The following proteins come from a genomic window of Anaerobutyricum hallii:
- the gap gene encoding type I glyceraldehyde-3-phosphate dehydrogenase, translating to MAVKVAINGFGRIGRLAFRQMFGAEGYEVVAINDLTSPKMLAHLLKYDSSQGTYEKAATVKAGEDSITVDGKEIKIYAFPDANNCPWGEIGVDVVLECSGFYTSKEKAQAHINAGAKKVVISAPAGNDLPTVVYNTNHTVLKPEDKIISAASCTTNCLAPMADALNKYAAIQSGIMCTIHAYTGDQMTLDGPQRKGDLRRSRAAAVNIVPNSTGAAKAIGLVIPELNGKLIGSAQRVPTPTGSTTILTAVVKGADVTVEGINAAMKAAANESFGYNEDEIVSSDIVGMRFGSLFDATQTMVNKVADDLYEVQVVSWYDNENSYTSQMVRTIKYFAELA from the coding sequence ATGGCAGTAAAAGTTGCAATTAATGGATTTGGCCGTATCGGTCGTTTAGCTTTCAGACAGATGTTTGGTGCAGAAGGCTATGAAGTAGTAGCTATCAATGATTTAACAAGCCCTAAAATGCTTGCTCACTTATTAAAATATGACTCTTCTCAGGGAACATATGAGAAAGCAGCTACAGTAAAAGCTGGCGAAGATTCTATCACAGTTGATGGAAAGGAAATCAAAATCTACGCTTTCCCAGATGCAAACAATTGCCCATGGGGAGAAATCGGTGTTGATGTAGTATTAGAGTGTTCTGGTTTCTACACAAGCAAAGAGAAAGCTCAGGCTCATATCAATGCTGGTGCTAAGAAAGTTGTTATTTCCGCTCCTGCTGGAAACGACCTTCCAACAGTTGTTTACAATACTAACCATACAGTATTAAAACCAGAAGATAAGATTATCTCTGCTGCATCTTGTACAACAAACTGTTTAGCTCCTATGGCTGACGCTCTTAACAAATATGCTGCAATCCAGAGTGGTATCATGTGTACAATCCATGCTTACACAGGTGACCAGATGACTCTTGACGGACCACAGCGTAAAGGTGATTTAAGAAGATCTCGTGCAGCAGCAGTTAACATCGTTCCTAACAGCACAGGTGCTGCTAAGGCAATCGGTCTTGTTATCCCAGAATTAAACGGTAAGTTAATCGGATCTGCTCAGCGTGTTCCTACACCTACAGGATCTACAACAATCTTAACAGCAGTTGTTAAAGGTGCTGATGTAACAGTTGAAGGAATCAATGCAGCTATGAAAGCAGCAGCTAACGAATCTTTCGGTTACAACGAAGACGAAATCGTTTCTTCTGATATCGTAGGAATGAGATTTGGTTCTTTATTCGATGCAACTCAGACAATGGTTAACAAAGTTGCTGATGATTTATACGAAGTACAGGTTGTTTCATGGTACGATAACGAAAACAGCTACACATCTCAGATGGTTCGTACAATCAAATACTTTGCTGAATTAGCATAA
- a CDS encoding phosphoglycerate kinase, with protein MGLNKKSVDDINVKGLKVLCRCDFNVPLKDGKITDENRLVAALPTIKKLIADGGKVILCSHLGKVKTEEDYTTKTLAPVAARLSELLGQEVKFAADREVVGPNAKAAVEAMKDGDVILLENTRFRKEETKCGEEFSKDLASICDVFVNDAFGTAHRAHCSNVGVASLVDTAVVGYLMQKEIDFLGNAVENPVRPFVAILGGAKVADKLNVISNLLEKCDTLIIGGGMAYTFLKAKGYEIGNSLVDETKIDYCKEMMEKAESLGKKLLLPVDSVMVDAFPNPIDAEIPTYVYDADAMAADKEACDIGPKTIELYAEAVKTAKTVVWNGPMGVFENPILAAGTKAVAAALAETDATTIIGGGDSAAAVNQLGYGDKMSHISTGGGASLEFLEGKELPGVAAANDK; from the coding sequence ATGGGTTTAAATAAAAAATCTGTAGACGATATTAATGTAAAAGGACTTAAAGTTCTTTGCAGATGTGACTTCAACGTTCCATTAAAAGATGGTAAGATCACAGACGAGAACCGTCTTGTAGCTGCACTTCCAACAATCAAGAAGTTAATCGCAGACGGCGGTAAAGTAATTCTTTGCTCTCACTTAGGTAAAGTAAAAACAGAAGAAGATTACACAACAAAGACTTTAGCTCCAGTAGCAGCTCGTTTATCTGAGCTTCTTGGACAGGAAGTAAAATTTGCAGCAGACCGTGAAGTTGTTGGACCAAACGCAAAAGCTGCAGTAGAAGCTATGAAAGACGGAGATGTTATCTTACTTGAGAACACTCGTTTCCGCAAAGAAGAGACAAAGTGTGGAGAAGAATTCTCCAAAGACCTTGCTTCTATCTGTGATGTATTCGTAAATGATGCATTCGGTACAGCTCACAGAGCTCACTGCTCTAACGTAGGTGTTGCTTCTTTAGTAGACACAGCAGTAGTTGGATACTTAATGCAGAAAGAAATCGATTTCTTAGGCAATGCTGTAGAGAACCCAGTACGTCCTTTCGTTGCTATCCTTGGTGGAGCAAAAGTTGCAGATAAGTTAAACGTTATCTCTAACTTACTTGAGAAGTGTGACACACTCATCATCGGTGGTGGTATGGCTTACACATTCTTAAAAGCAAAAGGATATGAAATCGGTAACTCTTTAGTTGACGAGACAAAGATTGATTACTGTAAAGAAATGATGGAAAAAGCAGAAAGCCTTGGCAAGAAGTTACTTCTTCCAGTTGACTCTGTAATGGTAGATGCTTTCCCTAACCCAATCGATGCTGAAATCCCAACATATGTATACGATGCAGACGCTATGGCAGCAGACAAAGAAGCTTGCGATATCGGACCTAAGACAATCGAATTATACGCAGAGGCAGTAAAGACAGCTAAGACAGTTGTTTGGAATGGACCTATGGGTGTATTCGAAAACCCAATCCTTGCAGCAGGTACAAAGGCAGTTGCAGCAGCACTTGCTGAGACAGATGCTACAACAATCATTGGTGGCGGAGATTCCGCAGCAGCAGTTAACCAGCTTGGATATGGTGACAAGATGAGCCATATTTCTACAGGTGGCGGAGCTTCTCTTGAGTTCTTAGAAGGTAAAGAATTACCAGGTGTTGCAGCAGCAAACGATAAATAA
- the tpiA gene encoding triose-phosphate isomerase, producing the protein MRKKIVAGNWKMNKTPSEAVELVNMLKPLCANEDVDVVFCVPAIDIIPAMEAAKGSNIAIGAENMYYEESGAYTGEISPAMLVDAGVKYVVLGHSERREYFAETNETVNKKMLKAFEHGITPIMCCGETLEQREQGVTMDFIRQQVKVGFLNVTADQAKTAVIAYEPIWAIGTGKTATTEQAQEVCAEIRKCIAEIYDDATAAAIRIQYGGSVNAKTAPDLFAQADIDGGLVGGASLKADFGQIVNYNK; encoded by the coding sequence ATGCGTAAGAAAATCGTAGCAGGTAACTGGAAAATGAATAAAACTCCTAGTGAGGCAGTTGAATTAGTAAATATGTTAAAACCACTTTGTGCGAATGAAGATGTTGACGTAGTATTCTGCGTACCAGCAATCGACATTATCCCAGCTATGGAAGCTGCAAAAGGTTCTAACATCGCAATTGGTGCAGAGAATATGTACTATGAAGAAAGCGGTGCTTACACTGGTGAGATTTCTCCTGCTATGTTAGTAGATGCCGGAGTAAAATACGTTGTTCTCGGACATTCTGAAAGAAGAGAATACTTCGCAGAGACAAACGAAACAGTTAACAAAAAAATGTTAAAAGCTTTCGAACATGGTATTACACCAATCATGTGCTGTGGAGAAACTTTAGAGCAGAGAGAACAGGGCGTTACAATGGACTTTATCCGTCAGCAGGTTAAAGTTGGTTTCTTAAATGTAACAGCAGATCAGGCTAAGACAGCAGTAATCGCTTACGAGCCAATCTGGGCGATCGGAACAGGAAAGACTGCTACAACAGAGCAGGCTCAGGAAGTTTGTGCAGAGATTCGTAAATGTATCGCAGAAATCTATGATGATGCAACTGCTGCAGCAATCCGTATTCAGTATGGCGGAAGTGTAAACGCTAAGACAGCTCCAGACTTATTTGCACAGGCAGATATTGATGGAGGTCTTGTTGGTGGAGCTTCCTTAAAAGCTGATTTTGGTCAGATTGTAAACTATAACAAATAA
- the gpmI gene encoding 2,3-bisphosphoglycerate-independent phosphoglycerate mutase — protein sequence MSKKPTVLLIMDGFGLNDRHEANAVYEANTPNIDKLMEDCPFVKGNASGLAVGLPDGQMGNSEVGHLNMGAGRIVYQELTRITKAIQDGDFFDNKAFLEAVENCKKNNSTLHLYGLLSDGGVHSHNTHLYALLELAKRQGLTDVCVHCFLDGRDTAPTSGKEFIEELEAKIKEIGVGQIASIEGRYYAMDRDNRWDRVEKAYAALVYGEGNEAADAVEAIQASYDNDKTDEFVIPTVIKKDGQPVGTVKANDSVIFFNFRPDRAREITRAMCDPEFTGFERRNGVFPLTYVCFTEYDETIPGKIIAFHKEEITNTFGEFLAANGLTQLRLAETEKYAHVTFFFNGGVEVPNKNEDRILVKSPAVATYDLQPEMSAPEVGEKLVEAIKSDKYDVIIINFANPDMVGHTGVQEAAIKAVETVDTCVGNAVAALKEVDGQMFICADHGNCEQLIDYETGEPYTAHTTNPVPFILVNYDPAYTLREGGCLADIAPTLIEMMGMEQPKEMTGKSLLIKK from the coding sequence ATGAGTAAAAAACCTACAGTATTATTAATTATGGACGGCTTTGGTTTAAATGACAGACATGAAGCCAATGCTGTATATGAGGCAAACACTCCAAATATCGATAAGTTAATGGAAGACTGTCCATTTGTAAAAGGAAATGCCAGCGGCCTTGCTGTTGGTCTTCCGGACGGACAGATGGGTAACTCAGAAGTTGGACATCTTAACATGGGTGCAGGACGTATCGTATATCAGGAGCTTACAAGAATTACAAAAGCAATTCAGGATGGCGATTTCTTTGATAATAAAGCATTTTTAGAAGCAGTAGAAAACTGTAAAAAGAATAATTCCACACTTCATTTATATGGTTTATTATCTGATGGTGGAGTACACAGCCACAATACACATCTTTATGCTTTATTAGAGCTTGCAAAGAGACAGGGACTTACAGACGTATGTGTACATTGTTTCCTTGATGGTCGTGACACAGCCCCAACATCTGGTAAAGAATTCATCGAAGAATTAGAAGCTAAGATCAAAGAAATCGGTGTAGGCCAGATCGCATCTATCGAAGGTCGTTACTATGCAATGGACAGAGATAACCGCTGGGATCGTGTAGAAAAAGCTTACGCTGCTTTAGTTTACGGTGAAGGTAATGAAGCAGCAGATGCAGTAGAGGCAATTCAGGCTTCTTATGATAATGATAAGACAGATGAGTTCGTTATCCCTACAGTAATCAAGAAAGATGGACAGCCAGTAGGCACAGTAAAAGCAAATGATTCCGTTATCTTCTTCAACTTCCGTCCAGACCGTGCAAGAGAAATCACTCGTGCCATGTGTGACCCTGAATTTACAGGATTTGAAAGAAGAAATGGAGTATTCCCATTAACGTATGTCTGCTTTACAGAATATGATGAGACAATCCCTGGAAAGATTATCGCATTCCACAAAGAAGAAATTACAAACACCTTCGGAGAATTCCTTGCAGCAAACGGTTTGACACAGCTTCGTCTTGCAGAGACAGAAAAATACGCGCATGTAACATTCTTCTTCAATGGAGGTGTAGAAGTTCCAAATAAGAATGAGGATAGAATCCTTGTTAAGTCTCCAGCAGTAGCAACTTATGATTTACAGCCGGAGATGAGCGCACCAGAAGTTGGAGAAAAACTTGTAGAAGCAATCAAATCTGATAAATACGATGTGATTATCATCAACTTTGCAAACCCTGATATGGTAGGACATACTGGCGTACAGGAAGCAGCAATTAAGGCAGTTGAGACGGTAGATACCTGCGTTGGAAATGCAGTAGCAGCATTAAAAGAAGTAGATGGACAGATGTTTATCTGTGCAGATCATGGAAACTGCGAACAGTTAATTGACTATGAAACAGGAGAACCATACACAGCACATACAACAAACCCAGTTCCGTTTATCCTTGTAAACTATGATCCGGCTTATACATTAAGAGAAGGCGGATGCTTAGCAGATATTGCTCCAACCTTAATCGAGATGATGGGAATGGAACAGCCAAAAGAAATGACAGGAAAGTCACTGCTTATTAAGAAATAA
- a CDS encoding L,D-transpeptidase family protein, which produces MKGTTKIGTLCLNGLAIFLTIIFVISIVTMSGNTVSVQAETIKSQRKNMSDKKAAVKKNRWTRLIQKYEKSEKVNQLIFVKYKGNSKADIILYKKANGKFKKVFACAGYVGKNGINKKREGDKKTPTGTYGFTKAFGIKSNPGSKIKYIKLNSYLYWSAGRKYYNQMIDIRKVKASRAGEHLIRYRPHYNYALAIDYNKKCIYKKGAAIFLHCTGSNPYTGGCVAVKEKYMKKIMKTVDKNAKICIYPK; this is translated from the coding sequence ATGAAAGGAACTACGAAAATAGGAACTCTTTGTTTGAATGGATTGGCGATCTTTTTAACAATTATTTTTGTGATAAGTATAGTTACTATGTCAGGGAATACTGTATCTGTACAGGCAGAAACGATAAAAAGCCAGAGGAAGAATATGTCAGATAAAAAAGCTGCAGTAAAAAAGAACAGATGGACCAGACTTATTCAAAAATACGAGAAGAGTGAGAAGGTAAACCAGCTTATTTTTGTGAAATACAAAGGAAACAGTAAGGCAGATATTATTTTGTATAAAAAAGCAAACGGAAAGTTTAAAAAAGTATTTGCCTGTGCCGGTTATGTTGGAAAGAACGGAATAAATAAAAAGCGTGAAGGTGATAAGAAAACACCGACTGGTACCTATGGTTTCACAAAAGCGTTTGGAATCAAAAGTAATCCGGGAAGTAAGATAAAATACATAAAGTTAAATTCTTATCTGTACTGGAGTGCGGGCAGAAAGTATTATAATCAGATGATAGATATTCGAAAAGTAAAGGCAAGCCGCGCGGGGGAACATCTCATCCGTTACAGACCGCATTATAATTATGCATTGGCGATTGATTATAATAAAAAATGCATCTATAAAAAAGGGGCAGCTATTTTCTTACATTGTACAGGAAGCAATCCGTATACGGGAGGTTGTGTTGCAGTGAAAGAAAAGTATATGAAAAAGATTATGAAAACAGTAGATAAAAATGCAAAAATCTGCATTTATCCCAAATAG
- a CDS encoding methionyl aminopeptidase: protein MKIGRNDKCWCGSGRKYKACHMSFDNRIKDYWNRGYEVPDHSMIKTPEQIEGIREAGKKNTMVLDFITPYVKEGVSTGELNRLIEEYTREIGGIPACLGYQGYPKSVCISIDDVVCHGIPSDDQILKSGQILNVDCTTIYNGYFGDASRMFCIGEVSEEKKKLVRVTKECVDLALEATKPWGTMGDMGYVCNKHAVENGYSVVREIGGHGCGVQFHEEPWVNHIGEPDEGILFVPGMTFTIEPMVNMGKPDVWEDEDDGWTIRTEDGKPSAQWEYTILVTEDGTEILSH from the coding sequence ATGAAGATAGGAAGAAATGATAAATGCTGGTGTGGCAGTGGAAGAAAGTATAAGGCATGTCATATGTCCTTTGATAATCGTATCAAAGATTACTGGAACAGAGGATATGAAGTGCCAGATCATTCTATGATCAAAACACCGGAACAGATAGAAGGAATACGCGAAGCAGGTAAGAAGAATACGATGGTGCTTGACTTTATTACTCCTTATGTAAAGGAGGGAGTAAGTACGGGAGAGTTAAACCGTCTTATTGAAGAGTACACAAGAGAAATCGGTGGAATTCCGGCATGTCTTGGTTATCAGGGATATCCAAAAAGTGTCTGTATATCTATTGATGATGTGGTGTGCCATGGTATCCCAAGTGATGACCAGATTTTAAAAAGTGGACAGATTCTGAATGTAGATTGTACGACAATTTATAATGGATATTTCGGTGATGCATCAAGAATGTTCTGCATCGGTGAGGTTTCTGAAGAAAAGAAAAAGCTTGTTCGTGTAACAAAAGAATGTGTCGATCTTGCGCTTGAGGCAACAAAGCCTTGGGGAACGATGGGAGATATGGGGTATGTTTGTAATAAACATGCTGTAGAGAATGGATACAGTGTTGTAAGAGAAATCGGAGGACATGGATGTGGTGTACAGTTCCATGAAGAACCATGGGTCAATCATATCGGTGAACCAGATGAAGGCATTCTTTTTGTGCCGGGAATGACATTTACGATTGAACCAATGGTAAATATGGGAAAACCAGACGTATGGGAAGATGAAGATGACGGCTGGACAATCCGCACAGAAGATGGTAAGCCTTCCGCACAGTGGGAATACACAATTTTGGTGACGGAAGATGGAACGGAAATTCTCTCTCATTAA
- a CDS encoding ABC transporter substrate-binding protein has product MKKFISVMLVAAMAVTALTGCGSNSSSSSKKDADKYYIGGIGPTTGATAIYGTAVKNGAQIAVDEINAAGGINGKQIEYRFEDDQNDAEKSVNAYNTLKDWGMQMLVGTTTTAPCIAVAGKTASDNMFQITPSASAPDVLSSGNGNIFQVCFTDPNQGIASAQYIAENKLAKKIGIIYDSSDVYSSGIEEKFEAEAKDKGLQIVSKAAFTADSKTDFGTQLQKAKDAGADLLFLPIYYQEASIILKQADTMGYKPKFFGVDGMDGILTVENFDTKLAEGVMLLTPFAADAKDKAVQNFVKTYKEKYKDTPNQFAADSYDAVYALKAAIEESKATTDMSASDMCDALKGAMTKIKMQGLTGGKDGLTWNESGEVTKSPKAVIIKNGAYKAM; this is encoded by the coding sequence ATGAAAAAGTTTATAAGTGTAATGTTAGTCGCTGCAATGGCAGTAACAGCATTAACAGGATGTGGTAGTAATTCAAGTTCTTCATCTAAGAAAGATGCAGACAAATATTATATTGGTGGTATTGGACCGACTACCGGAGCAACAGCGATTTACGGAACAGCCGTAAAGAACGGAGCACAGATTGCAGTAGATGAAATCAATGCTGCAGGTGGTATTAACGGTAAGCAGATTGAATACCGTTTTGAAGATGATCAGAATGATGCGGAGAAGTCAGTGAATGCCTATAATACATTAAAAGACTGGGGCATGCAGATGTTAGTAGGAACAACAACAACTGCTCCATGTATCGCAGTAGCAGGTAAGACAGCTTCTGATAATATGTTCCAGATTACTCCATCTGCATCTGCACCAGATGTACTCTCCAGTGGAAACGGTAATATATTCCAGGTATGTTTTACAGACCCTAACCAGGGTATTGCATCTGCTCAGTATATTGCAGAGAACAAGCTTGCTAAGAAGATTGGTATTATCTATGATAGTTCTGATGTATATTCTTCAGGTATCGAAGAGAAGTTTGAAGCAGAAGCTAAGGATAAAGGACTGCAGATTGTTTCTAAAGCAGCATTTACAGCAGATTCTAAGACAGACTTTGGTACACAGCTTCAGAAAGCAAAAGACGCAGGTGCTGATTTACTCTTCTTACCTATTTACTATCAGGAAGCTTCTATTATCTTAAAACAGGCAGATACTATGGGATATAAACCGAAATTCTTCGGTGTAGACGGAATGGATGGTATCCTTACTGTAGAGAACTTTGATACGAAGTTAGCTGAAGGGGTTATGCTTTTAACACCATTCGCAGCAGACGCAAAAGATAAAGCGGTTCAGAACTTTGTAAAGACTTACAAAGAAAAATATAAAGATACTCCGAACCAATTCGCAGCAGACTCTTACGATGCTGTTTACGCATTAAAGGCAGCAATCGAGGAATCTAAAGCAACTACAGATATGAGTGCTTCTGATATGTGCGATGCATTAAAAGGTGCGATGACTAAGATTAAAATGCAGGGTCTCACAGGTGGAAAAGACGGTCTTACATGGAACGAGAGTGGAGAAGTAACTAAGTCTCCTAAGGCTGTTATTATTAAAAACGGTGCTTACAAGGCAATGTAA
- a CDS encoding branched-chain amino acid ABC transporter permease, with product MSFISYLINGISLGSIYAIIALGYTMVYGIAKMLNFAHGDVIMIGCYIVFVLMGSFHLNSTVSIIAAIIGCTLLGVVIEKIAYKPLRKASPLAVLITAIGVSYFLQNLALILFGADTKSFTSVVHIPSIKLAGGNLTISGVTIATVISCIVIMAALMIFIKKSKSGQAMLAVSEDKDAAQLMGVNVNKTISLTFAIGSGLAAIAGVLLCSAYPTLSPYTGAMPGIKAFTAAVFGGIGSIPGALIGGILLGVIEILGRAYISSQLSDAIVFAVLIIVLLVKPTGLLGKQVQEKV from the coding sequence ATGAGTTTTATATCATATTTGATAAATGGTATCAGCCTGGGAAGTATTTACGCAATTATTGCCCTTGGCTATACTATGGTATACGGTATCGCTAAGATGCTGAACTTCGCACATGGCGATGTTATCATGATTGGCTGTTACATCGTTTTTGTTTTGATGGGCAGTTTCCATCTGAATTCTACAGTAAGCATTATTGCTGCAATTATTGGATGTACCCTGCTTGGTGTAGTAATTGAAAAGATTGCGTATAAACCACTTCGAAAAGCATCTCCACTTGCGGTATTGATTACTGCAATTGGTGTCAGTTACTTTTTGCAGAACTTAGCGTTGATTTTATTTGGAGCAGACACAAAGTCATTTACGTCTGTTGTACATATTCCATCAATTAAGCTGGCTGGAGGAAATCTTACAATTTCCGGTGTAACAATCGCAACAGTGATCAGTTGTATTGTTATTATGGCAGCATTGATGATTTTTATTAAAAAGTCGAAGTCAGGTCAGGCAATGCTTGCAGTATCTGAAGATAAAGATGCAGCACAGCTTATGGGTGTAAATGTAAATAAGACAATTTCGCTTACATTTGCGATCGGTTCCGGGCTTGCCGCGATTGCTGGTGTATTGTTATGTTCCGCATATCCGACTCTTTCTCCGTATACTGGAGCGATGCCTGGTATCAAAGCATTCACTGCAGCGGTATTTGGTGGTATCGGTTCGATTCCGGGAGCGTTGATTGGTGGTATTTTACTGGGAGTAATTGAGATTCTGGGAAGAGCATATATTTCTTCACAGTTATCTGATGCAATCGTATTTGCCGTATTGATCATCGTACTTTTAGTAAAGCCTACGGGACTTCTTGGCAAACAGGTACAGGAGAAAGTGTAG
- a CDS encoding branched-chain amino acid ABC transporter permease has product MKKANLKSMNKQTKSMLITYAMVIAVFIIVEVMVSTGMMSSLMQGLLVPLCIYSIVAIGLNLCVGYLGELSLGHAGFMCVGAFSSAVFSKCMMATGMNETLRFILAILIGTVVAAIFGWLIGIPVLRLRGDYLAIVTLAFGEIIKNVINVMYLGKDSKGFHFSIKDSASLNMETDGQKIIDGAKGIVGTPNQSTFVVGIIIILISLFVCFNLVNSRTGRAIMAIRDNRIAAESVGINITKYKLMAFTISAAIAGAGGVLYAHNLSTLTALPANFGYNMSIMILVFVVLGGMGSFRGSIIAAVLLTMLPEVLRGLADYRMLIYAIVLIIMMLFNWAPKAIEWREKYSIKRMFGKKAKAEEVQ; this is encoded by the coding sequence ATGAAAAAAGCAAATTTAAAAAGTATGAACAAACAGACAAAAAGTATGTTGATTACCTATGCTATGGTAATCGCAGTATTTATTATTGTAGAGGTTATGGTATCTACCGGAATGATGTCGAGTCTGATGCAGGGACTTCTTGTTCCGCTTTGCATTTATTCTATCGTAGCGATCGGATTAAATCTTTGTGTAGGATATCTTGGTGAGCTGAGTCTTGGTCATGCAGGATTTATGTGTGTTGGAGCATTTTCAAGTGCTGTATTTTCAAAATGTATGATGGCGACAGGAATGAATGAAACACTTCGTTTTATTCTGGCGATTCTTATCGGTACAGTTGTTGCAGCAATTTTTGGATGGCTTATCGGTATTCCGGTTCTTCGTCTTAGAGGCGATTACCTTGCAATCGTAACGCTGGCATTTGGTGAGATTATCAAGAATGTAATTAACGTTATGTATCTTGGAAAAGACAGTAAAGGATTTCATTTCTCCATAAAGGACAGTGCCTCTTTAAATATGGAGACAGATGGACAAAAGATCATTGATGGAGCAAAAGGTATTGTCGGAACGCCAAATCAGTCTACCTTTGTTGTTGGTATTATTATTATTTTAATTAGTTTATTTGTTTGTTTTAACCTTGTAAACTCAAGAACAGGACGCGCGATCATGGCGATTCGTGATAATCGTATCGCAGCGGAATCTGTAGGTATCAATATTACAAAGTATAAATTAATGGCATTTACAATTTCAGCAGCGATTGCCGGTGCGGGTGGTGTACTTTATGCACATAACCTGTCTACGTTAACAGCACTTCCTGCAAACTTCGGTTACAATATGTCCATTATGATTCTTGTATTCGTTGTTTTAGGTGGCATGGGAAGTTTTCGTGGATCTATTATTGCGGCAGTTCTTCTTACAATGCTTCCGGAAGTTCTTCGTGGACTTGCCGATTACCGTATGTTGATTTACGCGATTGTATTAATTATCATGATGCTCTTTAACTGGGCACCAAAAGCAATCGAGTGGAGAGAAAAGTATTCCATTAAGAGAATGTTTGGCAAAAAAGCAAAAGCAGAGGAGGTACAGTAA
- a CDS encoding ABC transporter ATP-binding protein — protein MALLEVKNLGISFGGLRAVDRFEVEIKKGQLYGLIGPNGAGKTTVFNMLTGVYKPTDGIIKLDGEDLVGKKTIEINKAGIARTFQNIRLFSQQSVLDNVKIGLHNQYKYSALTGILRLPKYHKMEKEMNEKAMELLKVFELDGKADFLASNLPYGEQRKLEIARALATNPKLLLLDEPAAGMNPNETIELMDTIRFVRDNFDMTVLLIEHDMKLVSGICEELTVLNFGQVLAQGKTKDVLNDPEVIKAYLGE, from the coding sequence ATGGCATTACTTGAAGTAAAGAATCTGGGTATCTCTTTTGGTGGTCTTCGTGCGGTAGACCGATTTGAGGTTGAGATAAAGAAAGGACAGCTTTACGGTCTGATTGGACCAAATGGTGCAGGAAAGACAACTGTCTTTAATATGCTGACCGGTGTATATAAACCGACAGACGGTATTATCAAGTTAGATGGTGAAGATCTTGTTGGAAAGAAGACAATTGAGATTAATAAGGCAGGTATTGCAAGAACTTTCCAGAATATTCGTCTGTTTTCCCAGCAGTCTGTTCTTGACAATGTAAAGATTGGACTGCATAATCAGTATAAGTATTCCGCTTTGACAGGCATTTTACGTTTACCAAAGTACCATAAGATGGAAAAAGAGATGAATGAAAAGGCAATGGAACTTCTGAAAGTATTTGAGCTTGATGGTAAGGCAGACTTTCTTGCATCGAATCTTCCATATGGAGAGCAGCGTAAGTTAGAGATTGCCAGAGCGCTTGCAACAAATCCAAAGCTTCTTTTATTAGATGAGCCGGCTGCCGGAATGAACCCGAATGAAACAATAGAACTTATGGATACGATTCGTTTCGTTCGTGATAATTTTGATATGACAGTATTATTGATCGAACATGATATGAAGCTTGTATCAGGAATATGTGAAGAACTTACCGTATTAAACTTTGGCCAGGTACTGGCACAGGGCAAGACGAAAGATGTTTTAAATGATCCGGAAGTTATTAAGGCTTATCTTGGAGAATAG